The nucleotide sequence CCGGCCGCGTCTCCGGCCAGCGCGCCCCAGCGCTACGGCGAGTCCGTGGTCCGCGAGCTCCTCCAGGCGACCTTCATCGAGGAGAAGCCCGTCGAGCGCAAGGCCCGCCCCACCATCCGCCCCACAGGTCAGGACTAGCGCCGCATGTACGAGGGAATCGTCCAGGAGCTCATCGACGAGCTCGGCCGCCTGCCGGGCATCGGCCCGAAGTCGGCCCAGCGCATCGCGTTCCACATCCTGCAGACCGAGACGTTCGACGTCTCGCGCCTGGCCGAGGTGCTCACGGTCGTCCGCGACAAGGTCCGCTTCTGCGCCATCTGCGGCAACGTCAGCGAGGAGGAGACCTGCGGCATCTGCCGGGATCCACGCCGCAGCCCCGCCACCATCTGCGTGGTCGAGGAGGCGAAGGACGTCGTCGCCATCGAGCGCACGCGCGAGTTCCGCGGGCTCTACCATGTGCTCGGCGGGGCCATCAGCCCCATCGACGGCGTCGGGCCGGACGACCTCCGCATCCGACAGCTCATGCAGCGCCTCGCCGACGCCACGGTCACCGAGGTCATCATCGCCACGGATCCGAACCTGGAGGGCGAGGCGACCGCCACCTACCTCTCGCGGCTGCTCTCCACCTTCGACATCCGCGTCACGCGCCTCGCCTCCGGCCTCCCCGTCGGCGGCGACCTCGAGTACGCCGACGAGGTCACCCTCGGCCGAGCCTTCGAGGGCCGGCGCCTCGTGGGGGAGTGACGCCGGCGCGCCGCCGCGTCCGCGCCGTCACACGGCGGGCCCACCGGGACCTCCGCCCTAGAATCGTCATCCGGGCCGCCCGCGCCCACCCGAACCCCAGGAGTCGCCCGTGAGCCTCATCGTGCAGAAGTTCGGCGGATCGTCGGTGGCCGATGCCGAGAGCATCAAGCGCGTCGCGAAGCGCATCGTCGCCACGCGCAAGGCCGGCAACGACGTGGTCGTCGCCGTCTCCGCCATGGGCGACTCCACGGACGAGCTGCTCGACCTGGCCCACGAGGTCACCCCCATCCCCGCGCCGCGCGAGCTCGACATGCTCCTCACCGCGGGCGAGCGCATCTCCATGGCCCTGCTCGCCATGGCGATCAAGAGCATGGGCTACGACGCGCGCTCCTTCACGGGCAGCCAGGCCGGCATGATCACCGACGCCCAGCACGGCGCCGCCCGCATCGTGGACGTCACGCCCGGCCGCGTCCGCGACGCGCTCGGCGAGGGAGCCATCGCCATCGTCGCGGGCTTCCAGGGCTTCAACCGCGGCACGGGCGACATCACCACGCTCGGCCGCGGCGGATCCGACACCACGGCCGTCGCGCTCGCCGCGGCCCTCGGCGCCGACGTCTGCGAGATCTACACCGACGTCGACGGCATCTTCACGGCCGACCCGCGCGTCGTGCCCCTCGCCCGCAAGATCGACCGGATCACGAGCGAGGAGATGCTGGAGCTCGCGGCGTCCGGCGCGAAGGTCCTCTACATCCGCGCCGTCGAGTACGCCCGCCGGCACGGAGTCCTGCTGCACGTCCGCTCCTCGTTCACGCACAACGAGGGCACCATCGTCTACAACCCCACGGATGGAGAGAATGTGGAAGAGCCCGTCATCGTCGGCGTCGCCGCCGACCTCAGCGAGGCCAAGGTCACGGTGGTCGGCGTCCCCGACGTCCCGGGCAAGGCCGCGCAGATCTTCACCATCGTCGCCAAGACCGGCGCGAACATCGACATGATCGTGCAGAACGTGTCGGCGGCCGCCACGAGCCTCACCGACATCTCGTTCACGCTGCCGAAGTCGGATGCTCAGCGCGTCCTCACGGTGCTCGCCGCCGAGAAGGACGAGGTCGGCTTCACCGGCTTGCAGCACGACGACCAGATCGGGAAGCTCGCGCTCGTGGGCGCCGGCATGCGCACCAACGCGGGCGTCTCGGCGCAGCTCTTCACGGCGCTGTCCGACGCGGGCATCAACATCGAGATGATCTCCACCAGCGAGATCCGCATCTCGGTCGTCACCCGCGCCGACACCATCGACGAGGCCGTCCGCGTCGTCCACCACGCCTTCGGCCTCGACGCGGATGACGTCGCCGTCGTCCACGCCGGCACCGGCCGCTGAGCCGCACCCGCCCGATCCGCACGTCCGACCCGCACGCCCGCGCACCGCAGGAGGAGCCACCCGTGACCGACACCGCACCCGCCGGATCCACCGCCCCCGCTCAGGACGCCCCCGGCCTCCGTGTCGGCGTCGTCGGCGCCACCGGCCAGGTCGGCGCTGTGATGCGTCGCCTGCTCGAGGAGCGCGCGTTCCCGATCGCGGAGATCCGCTTCTTCGCCTCGGCGCGCTCCGCCGGCACGACGTTGCCGTTCGCCGGACGCGACGTCATCGTGGAGGACGCTGCCACCGCCGATCCCACGGGTCTCGACATCGCGCTCTTCTCCGCGGGCGCCACCACGTCGCGCGCCCAGGCGCCGCGCTTCGCCGAGGCGGGCGTGCTCGTCATCGACAACTCGAGCGCGTGGCGCATGGACCCCGAGGTCCCGCTCGTCGTCTCCGAGGTCAACCCCGAGGCCATCGACGACGCCAGCCGCGGCATCATCGCGAACCCGAACTGCACCACCATGGCCGCGATGCCCGTCCTCAAGGTCCTGCACGAGGAGGCCGGCCTCACCCGCCTGGTGGTGAGCACGTACCAGGCCGTCTCCGGATCCGGCCTCGTCGGCGCCGAGGAGCTCGCGGGCCAGGCCGAGGCCGCCGTCGCCGCGGGTCCCGAGGCGCTCCGCCGCCTCGTCCACGACGGTCGCGCCGTCGAGCTCCCCGCGCCCGCCGTGTACCAGCGCCCCATCGCCTTCGACGTGATCCCGCTCGCCGGCAGCATCGTCGACGACGGCCTCTTCGAGACCGACGAGGAGAAGAAGCTCCGCAACGAGAGCCGCAAGATCCTGGGGCTCCCCGACCTCCTCGTCAGCGGCACGTGCGTGCGCGTGCCCGTATTCACCGGCCACTCGCTTTCGGTCAACGCCGAGTTCGCGTCGCCGCTGAGCGTCGCCCGCG is from Clavibacter sp. A6099 and encodes:
- the recR gene encoding recombination mediator RecR — protein: MYEGIVQELIDELGRLPGIGPKSAQRIAFHILQTETFDVSRLAEVLTVVRDKVRFCAICGNVSEEETCGICRDPRRSPATICVVEEAKDVVAIERTREFRGLYHVLGGAISPIDGVGPDDLRIRQLMQRLADATVTEVIIATDPNLEGEATATYLSRLLSTFDIRVTRLASGLPVGGDLEYADEVTLGRAFEGRRLVGE
- a CDS encoding aspartate kinase translates to MSLIVQKFGGSSVADAESIKRVAKRIVATRKAGNDVVVAVSAMGDSTDELLDLAHEVTPIPAPRELDMLLTAGERISMALLAMAIKSMGYDARSFTGSQAGMITDAQHGAARIVDVTPGRVRDALGEGAIAIVAGFQGFNRGTGDITTLGRGGSDTTAVALAAALGADVCEIYTDVDGIFTADPRVVPLARKIDRITSEEMLELAASGAKVLYIRAVEYARRHGVLLHVRSSFTHNEGTIVYNPTDGENVEEPVIVGVAADLSEAKVTVVGVPDVPGKAAQIFTIVAKTGANIDMIVQNVSAAATSLTDISFTLPKSDAQRVLTVLAAEKDEVGFTGLQHDDQIGKLALVGAGMRTNAGVSAQLFTALSDAGINIEMISTSEIRISVVTRADTIDEAVRVVHHAFGLDADDVAVVHAGTGR
- a CDS encoding aspartate-semialdehyde dehydrogenase produces the protein MTDTAPAGSTAPAQDAPGLRVGVVGATGQVGAVMRRLLEERAFPIAEIRFFASARSAGTTLPFAGRDVIVEDAATADPTGLDIALFSAGATTSRAQAPRFAEAGVLVIDNSSAWRMDPEVPLVVSEVNPEAIDDASRGIIANPNCTTMAAMPVLKVLHEEAGLTRLVVSTYQAVSGSGLVGAEELAGQAEAAVAAGPEALRRLVHDGRAVELPAPAVYQRPIAFDVIPLAGSIVDDGLFETDEEKKLRNESRKILGLPDLLVSGTCVRVPVFTGHSLSVNAEFASPLSVARAVELLSNAPGVELSDIPTPLQAAGTDPSYVGRIRADEGAPEGRGLALFISNDNLRKGAALNAVQIAEVVAARR